Proteins found in one Zea mays cultivar B73 chromosome 1, Zm-B73-REFERENCE-NAM-5.0, whole genome shotgun sequence genomic segment:
- the LOC100278758 gene encoding uncharacterized protein LOC100278758, with amino-acid sequence MSGHTQPEGPHQLDSKHAANSCRKNVPGTSFVSDLRDHIHEFINASADEHRTCFTKTLKRMFDMSKTVTDRSSEAEEAGPESVLPLQTTVSR; translated from the coding sequence ATGTCTGGTCATACCCAACCTGAAGGACCACACCAACTTGATTCAAAACATGCTGCAAATTCATGCCGAAAGAATGTACCCGGTACATCGTTCGTCTCAGATTTGAGGGATCACATCCACGAGTTCATCAATGCCTCTGCAGATGAACACCGGACATGCTTCACAAAGACTCTCAAAAGGATGTTCGATATGTCAAAGACTGTCACTGATAGATCCTCTGAAGCAGAGGAAGCTGGACCCGAAAGTGTCTTGCCACTTCAGACCACAGTGTCGCGGTAG